A genome region from Populus alba chromosome 5, ASM523922v2, whole genome shotgun sequence includes the following:
- the LOC118048340 gene encoding uncharacterized protein, giving the protein MGICSSCESAHVATAKLILQDGRLQEFSYPVKVSYVLAKNPTCFICNADEMEFDDVASAINDDEELQPGQLYFALPLSWLKHPLQPEQMAALAVKASSALMKTGGAERCRCRKKLVFSADSDGRGGGPSRNGGRSKFTAMLSAIPE; this is encoded by the coding sequence atgGGCATTTGCAGTTCTTGTGAATCAGCACATGTAGCAACGGCAAAGTTGATTTTACAAGATGGAAGGTTACAGGAATTCTCATACCCAGTCAAGGTTTCTTATGTTCTTGCCAAGAATCCTACCTGCTTCATTTGCAACGCCGATGAAATGGAATTTGACGATGTTGCTTCGGCTataaatgatgatgaagaaCTCCAGCCGGGTCAGCTCTATTTTGCTTTGCCATTGAGCTGGTTGAAGCATCCATTGCAGCCAGAACAAATGGCTGCATTGGCTGTTAAAGCTAGCTCAGCTTTAATGAAAACTGGAGGGGCTGAAAGATGTAGGTGCCGCAAGAAATTGGTGTTTTCTGCAGACAGTGATGGTCGCGGTGGTGGGCCGAGCAGAAATGGCGGCAGGAGTAAGTTTACGGCAATGTTGAGTGCAATTCCCGAGTAG
- the LOC118048348 gene encoding oxygen-evolving enhancer protein 1, chloroplastic, whose protein sequence is MAASLQAAATLMQPTKVGVPSRTSLQLRSSQSVSKAFGFEPASARISCSLHSDLKDLAQKCVDASKIAGFALATSALVASGASAEGVPKRLTYDEIQSKTYMEVKGSGTANQCPTLDGGAESFAFKAGKYNAKKFCLEPTSFTVKAESVSKNAPPEFQNTKLMTRLTYTLDEIEGPFEVSPDGTIKFEEKDGIDYAAVTVQLPGGERVPFLFTVKQLTASGKPESFSGEFLVPSYRGSSFLDPKGRGGSTGYDNAVALPAGGRGDEEELLKENIKNTASSTGKITLSVTKSKPETGEIIGVFESLQPSDTDLGAKTPKDVKIQGIWYAQLE, encoded by the exons ATGGCTGCCTCACTACAAGCAGCAGCTACACTGATGCAACCCACCAAGGTGGGTGTGCCTTCTAGGACCAGCCTTCAACTCAGGTCTTCTCAGAGTGTTTCCAAGGCTTTTGGCTTCGAACCAGCTAGTGCTAGGATCTCCTGCTCTTTGCATTCTGACCTTAAAGACTTGGCTCAAAAGTGCGTAGATGCTAGCAAGATCGCTGGCTTTGCTCTTGCTACTTCTGCTCTTGTCGCCTCG ggAGCAAGTGCTGAAGGAGTCCCTAAGAGGCTGACCTATGATGAAATCCAGAGCAAGACATACATGGAAGTAAAAGGATCTGGAACTGCTAACCAATGCCCAACCCTTGATGGGGGAGCTGAGTCATTTGCCTTCAAGGCTGGCAAATACAATGCTAAGAAGTTCTGCCTGGAGCCAACTTCATTCACTGTCAAGGCTGAAAGTGTAAGCAAGAATGCTCCACCTGAGTTCCAAAACACTAAGCTCATGACACGTTTGACCTACACCCTCGACGAGATTGAGGGACCTTTCGAGGTCTCTCCCGATGGAACCATCAAGTTTGAGGAGAAAGATGGTATTGACTATGCTGCTGTGACCGTTCAGCTGCCTGGTGGCGAGCGTGTGCCTTTCCTTTTCACCGTTAAACAATTAACAGCATCAGGAAAACCAGAGAGCTTCAGTGGAGAGTTCCTTGTACCATCCTACCGGGGTTCATCTTTCTTGGACCCAAAGGGAAGAGGTGGCTCAACCGGTTATGACAACGCAGTTGCATTGCCTGCTGGAGGCAGAGGAGATGAGGAGGAACTGCTCAAGGAAAACATCAAGAACACCGCATCATCAACAGGTAAAATCACCCTAAGTGTTACCAAGAGCAAGCCTGAGACTGGAGAGATCATAGGAGTGTTTGAGAGTCTTCAGCCATCTGATACTGATCTGGGAGCAAAGACTCCCAAGGATGTCAAGATCCAGGGGATCTGGTATGCTCAGCTTGAATAA
- the LOC118048353 gene encoding BTB/POZ domain-containing protein At5g66560, giving the protein MAAEKPSSKGQAWFCTTGLPSDIVIEVEDMTFHLHKFPLTSRSRKLHQLIAEQETNPTTSTAQRDDHQEETEEERDEIEEILCQISLLDFPGGSETFEMAAKFCYGVKVDLNSSIIAPLRCAGEFLEMTEEYSEDNLISKTERFFSQSVLKSLKESIKALKSCERVMPLAESLGITERCIDSIASRASSVDPALFGWPVSEAANENVRASSSQALWNGIGSTVRRKGSGAKSNNADSWFEDLTLLSLQLFKRLILAMKVGDLNPEIVESCLMYYAKKHIPGISRSNRRPSSSSSSSSIASEREQREVLETIVSHLPLHKSSRSSTTTRFLFGLLRTANILNAAEECRSTLEKKIGLQLEQATLDDLLIPSYSYLNETLYDVDCLERILGHFLDGLEEERNAGEIEAGEDGGGGNVRPPALMLVGKLIDGYLAEIGSDANLKSDRFYNLAISLPEQARLFDDGLYRAVDVYLKSHPWTSEEEREKICGIMDCQKLTIEACTHAAQNERLPLRAVVQVLFFEQLQLRHTIAGTLIAVEADSARPSLLRRREEEIEAEAEAGAMQEGNGNAWRGAVRENQGLRLDMDSMRTRVHQLERECSNMKRVIEKIEKEGPGEHNGGWRGSLTRRFGCKFKTQVCDSHEQAVVNARKGRQHHHHQQ; this is encoded by the exons atggCAGCTGAGAAGCCTAGCTCTAAAGGGCAGGCATG GTTTTGCACAACTGGGCTGCCAAGTGACATTGTGATTGAAGTAGAGGACATGACCTTTCACCTCCACAAG TTTCCTTTGACGTCAAGAAGTAGAAAGCTTCATCAACTAATAGCAGAGCAAGAAACAAATCCCACAACTTCAACCGCTCAAAGAGATGACCACCaagaagaaacagaagaagaacgagatgaaattgaagaaatccttTGTCAAATTTCTCTCCTGGACTTCCCAGGAGGCTCTGAAACTTTTGAGATGGCTGCAAAGTTCTGCTACGGTGTAAAGGTAGACCTAAACTCATCCATCATTGCTCCTCTTCGCTGTGCCGGAGAGTTTCTTGAAATGACAGAAGAGTATTCAGAAGATAACTTAATTTCCAAGACAGAGAGGTTTTTCTCTCAATCTGTGCTTAAAAGTCTGAAGGAGTCTATTAAGGCCTTAAAATCTTGCGAGCGGGTGATGCCACTCGCTGAGAGTTTAGGCATTACTGAGAGATGCATCGATTCTATTGCTTCGAGAGCTTCCTCTGTCGATCCAGCCTTGTTTGGCTGGCCGGTCAGCGAAGCAGCAAATGAGAATGTTAGAGCTAGTTCCAGTCAGGCCCTATGGAACGGGATTGGATCCACggtaagaagaaaaggaagcgGTGCCAAAAGCAATAATGCTGATTCTTGGTTTGAGGATTTGACACTTTTGAGCTTACAGTTGTTCAAGCGGTTgattttggctatgaaagtgggAGATCTGAATCCGGAGATTGTAGAGAGCTGTTTAATGTACTATGCCAAGAAGCACATTCCTGGCATATCAAGATCAAATAGGAGgccatcttcatcatcatcatcatcttcaattGCTTCAGAGCGTGAACAAAGGGAAGTGTTGGAGACTATTGTTTCCCATCTTCCATTGCACAAAAGTTCTAGATCTTCCACAACTACAAGGTTCTTATTTGGTTTGTTAAGAACTGCTAATATACTAAATGCAGCTGAAGAGTGTCGCTCCACATTGGAGAAGAAGATTGGGTTACAACTAGAGCAAGCAACACTAGATGATTTATTGATTCCTAGCTATTCATATTTGAACGAGACTTTATATGATGTGGATTGCTTGGAGAGAATCCTAGGCCACTTCTTGGATGGACTTGAAGAAGAGAGAAACGCAGGTGAGATTGAAGCTGGCGAGGATGGTGGAGGTGGCAATGTGAGACCACCCGCTTTAATGCTTGTAGGAAAGCTAATTGATGGCTATCTTGCCGAGATTGGATCAGATGCAAATTTAAAGTCTGATAGGTTCTACAATCTCGCAATTTCACTACCGGAGCAAGCTAGACTCTTTGATGATGGCCTTTACCGAGCTGTAGATGTGTACCTCAAG TCACATCCATGGACATCAGAGGAGGAGCGAGAGAAGATATGTGGAATCATGGATTGCCAAAAGCTCACAATAGAAGCGTGCACGCACGCAGCACAAAATGAGCGGCTTCCATTGCGTGCAGTggttcaagttttgttttttgagcAGTTACAGCTCCGCCACACAATTGCAGGGACATTGATTGCAGTGGAGGCTGATTCTGCAAGGCCCTCCCTGCTAAGACGGAGGGAGGAGGAGATAGAGGCAGAGGCAGAAGCAGGGGCAATGCAGGAGGGTAACGGTAACGCTTGGAGGGGAGCGGTGAGGGAAAATCAAGGGCTGAGGCTAGACATGGATAGCATGAGGACTAGGGTACATCAGCTTGAAAGAGAGTGCTCAAATATGAAGAGGGTGattgagaagattgaaaagGAGGGTCCAGGTGAGCATAACGGAGGGTGGAGAGGGTCCTTGACGAGGAGGTTTGGGTGCAAGTTTAAGACCCAAGTTTGTGATTCTCATGAACAAGCGGTTGTAAATGCTAGGAAGGGAagacaacatcatcatcatcaacagtAG
- the LOC118048377 gene encoding NASP-related protein sim3 has product MASESSVTEPKTAPIENQTSVEATIKGSTTTTSSQGGAADSTCNDDNNGETSDPRKSLDFAVELSEKGTNALKENDFSEAVECFSRALEIRVLHHGELALECVNAYYLYGRALLYKAQEEADPVAMVPKKDSESKQDDNKDGASRNFVNGEFSSASVSSNVEEGGGSNHPEGAAGGASSGKDKEEEDDEGSDDEDLAEADEEESDLDLAWKMLDVARAIAEKHLDDTMDKVDILSALAEVALEREDIETSLSDYQKALSILERLVEPDSRHLAELNFRICLCLEIGSQPQEAIPYCQKAIAVCKARLQRLIKELKSSTESATSSAVSELDEGVQQSSNVLADKSVTDKEAEIETLSGLSAELEKKLEDLQQLVLNPESILAEILGMVSDKAKGGKKSASPNLTSSSQLVVANSGGRFDSPTISSSHTNGVLGVTDLGVAGRGVKRVLTSTDSVGSSSAGKKPTPDPSSDKGDGKTC; this is encoded by the exons ATGGCTTCGGAATCCTCAGTAACAGAACCGAAAACTGCCCCCATAGAAAACCAAACCTCTGTTGAAGCCACCATCAAAggatccaccaccaccacctcctctcAAGGCGGAGCTGCCGACTCCACCTGCAACGACGACAACAATGGAGAGACTTCAGACCCTCGCAAGTCTCTAGATTTCGCTGTTGAGTTATCAGAGAAAGGAACTAACGCGCTTAAAGAAAATGACTTCAGTGAAGCTGTAGAATGCTTTAGCCGTGCCCTTGAAATCAG GGTTTTGCATCATGGTGAGCTGGCACTTGAGTGTGTGAATGCATACTATCTATATGGACGTGCACTGTTGTATAAAGCGCAGGAGGAGGCTGATCCGGTGGCTATGGTACCAAAGAAGGATAGTGAATCTAAACAAGATGATAATAAAGATGGAGCTTCTAGGAATTTTGTAAATGGAGAATTTTCCTCTGCTTCTGTTTCTAGTAATGTTGAAGAGGGTGGGGGTTCTAATCATCCTGAAGGTGCAGCTGGTGGCG CTTCTAGTGGGAaggacaaagaagaagaagatgatgagggAAGTGATGATGAGGACCTTGCTGAAGCAGATGAAGAAGAGTCTGACCTTGATTTGGCATGGAAAATGCTAGATGTTGCCAGAGCAATTGCTGAAAAACACCTCGATGACACAATGGATAAAGTTGACATTCTATCAGCACTGGCAGAAGTGGCATTGGAAAGAG AGGATATAGAAACATCTCTCAGCGACTACCAGAAAGCTCTATCCATTTTAGAAAGGCTTGTTGAACCAGACAGTAGACATTTAGCAGAACT AAATTTTCGAATATGTTTGTGTCTGGAGATTGGGTCTCAGCCTCAGGAAGCAATCCCTTATTGCCAGAAGGCTATAGCAGTTTGTAAGGCACGGTTGCAGCGGCTCATCAAAGAACTAAAGAGTTCCACAGAATCAGCAACATCGTCAGCTGTTTCTGAATTAGATGAGGGTGTCCAGCAGTCGTCCAATGTGCTGGCTGATAAATCTGTGACAGATAAAGAAGCAGAGATTGAAACACTTTCTGGCCTGTCTGCAGAGCTGGAAAAGAAG CTTGAAGATCTACAACAGCTGGTCCTGAACCCAGAGTCCATTCTTGCAGAAATCCTTGGAATGGTATCTGACAAGGCAAAAGGTGGCAAGAAGAGTGCATCTCCAAATCTCACGAGCTCTTCTCAGTTGGTTGTTGCTAATAGCGGTGGACGTTTTGACTCTCCAACCATTTCCTCTTCTCACACAAATGGGGTGTTGGGAGTCACAGATCTTGGTGTTGCGGGAAGAGGAGTTAAGCGAGTTCTGACGAGTACAGATTCGGTAGGATCATCAAGCGCAGGGAAGAAACCCACTCCAGATCCCTCATCAGACAAAGGGGATGGAAAAACCTGTTAG